The Populus alba chromosome 4, ASM523922v2, whole genome shotgun sequence genome contains a region encoding:
- the LOC118034682 gene encoding bZIP transcription factor 29, translating into MGDTEEANTEMIQRLQSSFGTTQSSTTTMAKQPFSLINQIDVSQLSLNPTQMRARHFTNFSQNFSGDSNKRVGFPPSHPNQIPPISPYSQIPVSRPVNQQMGPQSFSLGPTHSRSLSQPSSFFSLDSLPPLSPAPFRDSSSPSVSDPISTDVFMEEKDGGSHSLLPPSPFNRGNAPRVAESLPPRKAHRRSNSDIPFGLANALQCSPPLIPSRGSSGLERSMSGRENLGMAKPAQPVKKEWERGGDSNAEGMGERKSEGEVVDDLFSAYMNLDNIDVLNSSGTDEKTGNENREDLDSRASGTKTNGGDSSDNEAESSVNESGGNLPRAGLSSSTEKREGIKRSAGGDIAPTTRHFRSVSMDSFMGKLNFGNESPKLPPSPGTRPGQLSPTDSIDGNAFSLDFGNGEFSGAELKKIMANEKLAEIALADPKRAKRILANRQSAARSKERKMRYISELEHKVQTLQTEATTLSAQLTLLQRDSVGLTNQNNELKFRIQAMEQQAQLRDALNEALTAEVRRLKIATAEQGGDSDPSKSMVQQQLSINAQMYLQQPRPSQLAMHQLQQQSSASQINMHQRQQQQQQQQQQQSSQPQPQQNGNTAPKPDSNQ; encoded by the exons ATGGGTGATACTGAGGAAGCAAATACTGAAATGATACAAAGGTTGCAATCTTCTTTTGGAACAACGCAATCATCAACTACTACCATGGCTAAGCAACCCTTTTCTTTGATAAACCAAATAGATGTGTCTCAGTTGAGTTTGAACCCAACCCAAATGCGGGCGAGGCATTTTACGAATTTTTCTCAGAATTTTAGTGGGGATAGTAACAAAAGAGTAGGGTTTCCGCCTTCCCATCCTAATCAGATCCCACCCATTTCTCCATATTCCCAGATCCCAGTGTCCAGGCCAGTGAACCAGCAAATGGGTCCGCAGAGTTTTAGTCTGGGGCCTACTCATTCGCGATCTTTGTCTCAGCCATCATCGTTTTTCTCCCTTGATTCCTTGCCCCCGTTGAGTCCGGCCCCTTTCCGGGATTCCTCTTCGCCTTCGGTTTCGGACCCTATTTCTACTGACGTGTTCATGGAGGAGAAGGATGGTGGTTCTCATTCGTTATTGCCTCCCTCGCCTTTTAATAGGGGCAATGCTCCACGGGTTGCTGAGAGTTTGCCTCCACGGAAAGCGCATAGAAGGTCTAACAGTGATATTCCATTTGGACTTGCTAATGCGTTGCAATGTTCACCGCCCCTTATTCCGTCGAGGGGTTCAAGTGGGTTGGAGCGGTCGATGTCTGGGAGAGAAAATTTAGGGATGGCTAAGCCAGCACAACCGGTGAAAAAGGAATGGGAGAGAGGTGGTGACAGCAATGCGGAGGGGATGGGTGAGAGGAAATCTGAAGGGGAAGTCGTGGATGATTTGTTTTCTGCTTACATGAATTTGGATAACATTGACGTGTTGAACTCCTCGGGTACTGATGAGAAGACTGGTAATGAGAATCGTGAGGATTTGGATAGTAGAGCTAGTGGGACCAAGACGAATGGTGGTGATAGCAGCGATAATGAGGCAGAAAGCAGCGTGAATGAAAGCGGTGGCAACCTGCCAAGAGCAGGATTGAGTTCTTCAACAGAGAAGAGGGAAGGGATCAAAAGGAGTGCTGGGGGTGACATTGCTCCTACCACCAGACACTTCAGAAGTGTGTCAATGGATAGTTTCATGGGCAAATTGAACTTTGGTAACGAGTCTCCAAAGCTGCCACCCTCCCCAGGAACTCGGCCAGGACAGCTATCACCCACCGATTCAATAGATGGGAATGCCTTTAGCTTGGATTTTGGGAATGGTGAATTTAGTGGTGCTGAACTGAAGAAAATTATGGCGAATGAGAAACTTGCTGAGATCGCTTTAGCTGACCCAAAACGTGCAAAGAG GATTTTGGCAAATCGTCAATCAGCTGCCCGTTCCAAGGAGAGGAAGATGAGATATATTTCAGAACTGGAACACAAGGTTCAGACTTTGCAGACAGAAGCTACCACATTGTCTGCCCAGCTTACTCTTTTACAG AGAGATTCTGTTGGTCTTACTAACCAGAATAATGAATTGAAATTTCGCATCCAAGCCATGGAGCAACAAGCTCAACTCCGAGATG CTTTAAACGAGGCATTAACTGCTGAGGTCCGACGGTTGAAGATTGCGACTGCGGAGCAGGGTGGGGACTCTGATCCATCCAAGAGCATGGTTCAACAGCAGCTTTCTATCAACGCTCAGATGTACCTGCAGCAGCCACGACCGTCACAACTTGCCATGCATCAATTGCAGCAGCAGTCATCAGCCTCCCAAATCAACATGCATCAAcggcaacagcaacagcaacagcagcagcagcagcagtccTCCCAGCCACAGCCTCAACAAAATGGAAATACTGCTCCAAAGCCAGATTCAAATCAATAG
- the LOC118034684 gene encoding tRNA-dihydrouridine(47) synthase [NAD(P)(+)]-like — protein sequence MGCPIDIVVSKGAGSSLLTKPMRMKIIIEAAPALDFTEIKEQRRWDISSGERLNILKDYVRSSLEHWGSDTEAETTRHFLLEWLSYTCRYVLVGLLDVIPDGSTCGTET from the exons ATGGGTTGCCCGATCGATATTGTTGTCAGCAAGGGTGCTGGGTCATCTCTTCTTACAAAGCCAATGCGGATGAAAATCATTATAGAAGCTGCTCCTG CCTTGGATTTTACTGAAATCAAAGAACAGAGGCGCTGGGACATCAGTTCTGGAGAGCGGTTGAACATTCTAAAGGATTATGTGCGTTCTAGCCTGGAACATTGGGGCTCTGACACCGAAG CGGAGACAACCAGGCATTTTTTGTTGGAATGGCTGAGCTACACATGCAGATACGTACTGGTTGGTCTTTTAGATGTCATCCCAGATGGCTCTACATGTGGCACCGAAACATAA
- the LOC118034683 gene encoding amidophosphoribosyltransferase, chloroplastic codes for MADTTSFSALSKPSYSLKHNPQIPQKAPLFILPKTLQKPYLFPQKPCLSHTTHKTHITLSSKNPISDLVSTNKKSPDDFSSFFDDDDDKPREECGVVGIYGDPEASRLCYLALHALQHRGQEGAGIVAVNENKVLQSVTGVGLVSEVFNESKLDQLPGDLAIGHVRYSTAGSSMLKNVQPFVAGYRFGSVGVAHNGNLVNYRKLRATLEDNGSIFNTSSDTEVVLHLIATSKARPFFMRIVDACEKLEGAYSMVFVTEDKLVAVRDPFGFRPLVMGRRSNGAVVFASETCALDLIEATYEREVYPGEVLVVDKDGVQSLCLMPHPEPKQCIFEHIYFSLPNSVVFGRSVYESRHVFGEILATEAPVDCDVVIAVPDSGVVAALGYAAKAGVPFQQGLIRSHYVGRTFIEPSQKIRDFGVKLKLSPVRGVLEGKRVVVVDDSIVRGTTSSKIVRLLKEAGAKEVHMRIASPPIIASCYYGVDTPSSEELISNRMSVEEIREFIGCDSLAFLPFDSLKKLLGDESPNFCYACFSGNYPVQPKELKVKRVGDFMDDGLNGNLESIDGSWVQAPLNQEVHKVSEVGKLSSSQN; via the coding sequence ATGGCAGACACAACTAGTTTCTCTGCTCTTTCAAAGCCTTCTTATTCCTTGAAACATAACCCTCAAATACCCCAAAAGGCCCCTCTTTTTATCCTCCCCAAAACCCTTCAAAAACCCTATCTTTTCCCTCAAAAACCTTGCCTTTCTCACACCACCCACAAAACCCACATCACTCTTTCCTCTAAAAATCCAATCTCTGACCTTGTTTCCACAAACAAAAAGAGTCCagatgatttttcttctttttttgacgaTGATGACGATAAGCCTCGCGAAGAGTGTGGTGTTGTAGGTATCTATGGTGACCCTGAAGCTTCGCGTCTTTGCTATTTGGCCCTTCATGCTTTGCAACATAGAGGTCAGGAAGGAGCTGGTATTGTTGCTGTTAATGAAAATAAGGTCTTGCAATCTGTTACTGGTGTTGGTTTAGTCTCTGAAGTGTTTAATGAGTCAAAACTTGACCAATTGCCTGGTGATTTAGCTATAGGTCATGTTAGATATTCAACTGCCGGGTCTTCGATGCTTAAAAATGTGCAACCTTTTGTTGCTGGCTACCGGTTTGGTTCTGTTGGGGTTGCCCATAATGGGAATTTAGTGAATTATAGGAAATTAAGGGCTACGCTAGAAGATAATGGTTCAATTTTTAACACTAGTTCTGATACTGAAGTTGTTCTGCATTTGATTGCTACATCAAAGGCTAGACCTTTCTTTATGAGGATTGTTGATGCTTGCGAGAAGCTAGAAGGGGCTTATTCTATGGTGTTTGTCACCGAGGATAAGCTGGTGGCTGTAAGGGACCCTTTTGGTTTTAGGCCTTTGGTGATGGGAAGGAGGAGTAACGGTGCTGTTGTGTTTGCTTCTGAGACTTGTGCTCTTGATTTGATTGAGGCCACATATGAGAGAGAGGTTTATCCTGGTGAGGTTTTAGTGGTGGATAAAGATGGGGTTCAATCACTTTGCTTAATGCCCCACCCTGAACCGAAACAGTGCATATTtgagcatatttatttttctttgcctAATTCAGTAGTATTTGGTAGGTCGGTTTATGAGTCAAGGCACGTTTTTGGGGAAATTCTGGCTACCGAGGCTCCTGTTGACTGCGATGTGGTGATTGCAGTCCCAGATTCTGGGGTGGTGGCTGCACTTGGCTATGCCGCGAAAGCTGGTGTCCCTTTTCAGCAAGGGTTGATAAGGTCGCATTATGTAGGAAGGACTTTCATTGAACCATCCCAGAAGATTAGGGACTTTGGTGTTAAGCTTAAGCTATCTCCAGTGAGGGGAGTCTTGGAGGGGAAGAGAGTTGTGGTTGTGGATGATTCAATTGTGAGAGGAACTACCTCGTCGAAAATTGTTAGGTTGCTTAAGGAGGCTGGGGCTAAGGAGGTCCATATGAGGATTGCTAGTCCACCAATTATAGCTTCTTGCTACTATGGAGTAGATACACCAAGTTCCGAGGAGTTGATATCTAACAGAATGAGCGTGGAGGAGATTAGGGAGTTTATTGGATGCGATTCGCTTGCATTTCTACCATTTGATAGCTTGAAGAAATTGTTAGGTGATGAGTCTCCGAACTTTTGTTATGCTTGCTTCTCTGGGAATTACCCTGTCCAGCCAAAGGAGCTTAAGGTGAAAAGGGTCGGTGATTTTATGGATGATGGATTGAATGGAAATCTCGAGTCCATTGATGGGAGCTGGGTGCAAGCACCCCTAAATCAGGAGGTGCATAAAGTTAGTGAAGTCGGGAAGTTGTCTTCTTCGCAGAATTGA